The following nucleotide sequence is from Rhodospirillales bacterium.
CACGAAGGTTGAGATTTCATCGGACCGGGCGAAAGCATCGTTTTCTACGATATAATTCATGATGCCATCGCGGATGATCTGGAGCTGCTCAACGGTTGTGCGGTATTCGACGCCGATGGCCCATTTGATGCGGCGGTGGGTCATGCGGGAAAAGTTGGTGACTACGGCATCGGAAAGCTGTGAATTTGGTACATGCACCGGGGCTTTGTCAAAGCGGCGCACTTTGGTGGAGCGAAAACCAATTTCTTCGACCGTGCCTTCGACGACGCCTTCGACCAAAATCCATTCGCCGGGGTGAAAGCGTTTTTCGGCGATAATCGTGATGCCGCCAATCAGGTTTTTGAACAGGTCCTGCGCTCCCAATGCTACGGCTGCGCCAAACAGGCCGAGACCGGCGAGGAGCGGGCCGACGGCGATGCCCCAGATTTCCAGAATGACGGCGGCGCCGACGAACACGACGAGGACTTTAATCGTCTTGAAGATCCATTGCATCATCGCTCGGGTCAGTAGTTTTTCAAGCTTTTTGAGGCCGTGGCTTAAAGGGTCGGCGGCGCGATGCAATGCCCAGAAGATGGTGAAGGCGATCAAGGAGCGTTCAACCCGCATGATCAATTCGTTTGCATCGTCGCTGAGGCCCATATACTGGCTGGCGAAGAATATTCCGAGAATAACAGGGATGAATTTGATTGGCGGGATCAGCGCATCGACGATTTTATCATCGAGCTTGGTGGTGGATTTTGCCGCCCAGTCATGGAGCTTGGCCAGAACGAATTTGCTGAAGATGCCGCGGATGAGCAAAAAGCTGAGTAAGATTCCCAAGGCGATGATGATTGAGCCAATGTCAACGCCGAAAAGGCCGTGTGTCCACACATCAACCACCATGTTTTTGAGTTCGTCCAGATTTTTATCCATTGATTTTGCCGCTCCTTTGGCAATATTGTCGTTCTTCAATGTGTATGCAAGCCAAGGATATAGCATGGACCTAATTGCTGCGAAACCCAGTTTTGAGATGCTGGATTACTTATTAAAACGCCGGAGTTTGAAGGTGGGTGAATTTGTGGAGCCGGGGCCGGATGCGGAGCAACTGCAGACATTGTTAACGGCTGCGGCGCGGGTGCCGGATCATGGTAAATTGTGTCCGTTTTATTTTCTGGTGTTTGAAGGCGATGCGCGGGGGCAGGCCGGGGATATTCTGGCGGAGATTTTTAAGGCGGATAATCCGGATGCGAGCGAAGATAAAATTGAGGTTGAGCGCCAGCGGTTTTTACGTTCGCCGTTGGTGGTGGGGATTGTGATGCGCGCACGGCCTAGCAAGCATCCTTTGT
It contains:
- a CDS encoding mechanosensitive ion channel family protein; this translates as MDKNLDELKNMVVDVWTHGLFGVDIGSIIIALGILLSFLLIRGIFSKFVLAKLHDWAAKSTTKLDDKIVDALIPPIKFIPVILGIFFASQYMGLSDDANELIMRVERSLIAFTIFWALHRAADPLSHGLKKLEKLLTRAMMQWIFKTIKVLVVFVGAAVILEIWGIAVGPLLAGLGLFGAAVALGAQDLFKNLIGGITIIAEKRFHPGEWILVEGVVEGTVEEIGFRSTKVRRFDKAPVHVPNSQLSDAVVTNFSRMTHRRIKWAIGVEYRTTVEQLQIIRDGIMNYIVENDAFARSDEISTFVRVDSFNASSIDFLVYCFTKTTDWGQWLEIKEAFALEIKQIVEDKAGTGFAFPSQSIYVESLPGDAAEVFVPPKG